TCCCGATCATAAGCAGGAGACCGAAGAGCGCCAGCAGGACACCGCCGCCCAGGACCACGAAAGGCGTGATCTTCCGCAGCGCGCCCTTGATCAGGAAGCTCAGGGCCATCAACACGCCACCGGCGAGCGCCACCACGGAGGCGATGAGGATCATGACCAGGTAGAAGGTCAGGGTCCCCACCGACGCGAAGCCCGCCTCCTCCAACATCCCCTCCAGCGGCGGGTAGGCCTCCACCGCATCGCTCATGTCGCCGACCTCACCGAGGTCGCCGAACGTGAGGATCAGCGAGAGCAGGGAGATGACGGCGACGACGCCACCGACGATCATGCCGACCATGTTCATGCCGCCGCCCTGGCCGCCGAACGCGGGCTGCTGGGGCTGGCCGAAACCGCCGGGAGCGCCGAAGCCTCCCTGCGGAGGCTGCCCGAACTGACCGGGCTGGCCGGGCTGCTGCCCGAACTGGCCCGGCTGCCCGCCGAAGCCCTGCTGCGGCTGCGGCCCGGACGGGGGACCGACCTGGCCCGGCGCACCGAAACCACCGGCCTGGGGCTGCTGCCCGAAGCTGCCCTGCGGGGCGGGGTTGTCCGCCGACGCGCTGGGCGGCGGGGAGTACGGGATCGCAGGTTGCGGCTGCGAGCCCGGAGGCACGAGTTGGGTCGACTCGGCGTTCACGCCCTGCTGCTCTCCCCCGGCCGGGTTCGGAGGTTGCACGACCTGCGTGGGCTCGGGACTGTCACCGAGCGGCTGCTCGCCTTGTGACTGCTGTGACTGCTGCTGTTGCGGCTGCTGTGGCTGCACCACCTGCGTCGGTTCGGGGCTGTCCCCGAACGGACCGTTCTGCTGAGGCTGAGGACCGCTGGACGGCCCCTGGGGCTGCTGCTCGCCACCCCACTGCTGGTTCGGTGGCTGCGGAGCACTCATTGGGTCGTGAACCCCCTTGACGAGGACCTTGATGATTTCGCTCGCGCACACGCTATCGGATCGTGACCCGTGCAGCGCGTAACGCCCCTGGCACTTCGCTCGATGATCTTATTCTGATCAGGCGTGACCCGAGAGGAACGCCAGCAAATCATGGCGAGTCACGACCCCGGCGGGCTTGCCGTCCACGAGGACCAACGCGCCGCTGGCGGACCCGAGGGCCTTCATCGCGGCGCCGATGTGCTCACCTGCACCGATGGTGGGCAACGGCGGCGACATGTGCTGTTCGAGGCGGTCGGTCAGGGCGGCCTTGCCCGTGAAGAGGGCCTCCAGGAGGTCGCGTTCGTTGACCGCTCCCACCACCTCGGCGGCCATCACGGGAGGCTCGGCACTGACGACCGGCATCTGGCTGACACCGAACTCCCGCAGGATGGCGACCGCTTCGGCCACCGTCTCGTTCGGGTGTGTGTGCACGAGGTCGGGCAGGCTGCCGTCCTTACGACGCAGCACGTCGCCCACCGTCACGTCCTGGGACTCGGGTGAGAGGAACCCGTATGACGACATCCACGCGTCGTTGAAGACCTTGCCGAGGTAACCGCGACCGCCGTCGGGCAGCAGCACCACGATGACGTCGTCCGGCCCGCACCGCTTCGCGAGTTCGAGGGCGGCGGCGACGGCCATGCCGCACGAGCCGCCGACGAGCAGCCCCTCCTCGCGGGCCAGCCTGCGCGTGATGGTGAACGAGTCGGCGTCGGAGACCGGGATGATCTCGTCGGCGATCTCGCGGTCGTAGGTCTCCGGCCAGAAGTCCTCGCCGACCCCTTCCACCAGGTAGGGCCTGCCGGTGCCACCCGAGTACACCGATCCCTCCGGGTCGGCGCCGATGACCTTGACGCGCCCCTCGGAGACCTCCTTGAGGTAACGCCCCGTACCCGAGATGGTGCCGCCGGTACCCACACCGGCCACGAAGTGCGTCACCTTGCCCTCGGTCTGCTTCCAGATCTCCGGGCCGGTGGAGTAGTGGTGGCTCTCCGGGTTGTGCGGGTTGGCGTACTGGTTGGGCTTCCAGGCGCCCTCGATCTCACGCGTGAGGCGGTCGGAGACGCTGTAGTAGGACTCGGGGTGCTCCGGCGGCACGGCCGTCGGGCACACCACCACTTCCGCGCCGTACGCCTTGAGCACGTTGCGCTTGTCCTCGCTGACCTTGTCGGGACACACGAACACGCACCGGTACCCCTTCCGCTGCGCGACCATGGCCAGTCCCACCCCGGTGTTGCCGGAGGTGGGCTCCACGATCGTGCCACCCGGCTTGAGCTCGCCCGACGCCTCCGCGGCCTCGATCATGCGCTGGGCGATCCTGTCCTTGACGCTGCCGCCGGGGTTGAAGTACTCGACCTTGGCGAGCACGAGCGGTTCCACGTCCTTCGTGAGGGCGTTCAACTTGACCAGCGGAGTGTTGCCCACCAGGTCGGTCACGTGTTCGGCGTATTCCATGCGACCAGGGTATGCGGCCGGGGGCGGGGACGGGGACACCGACCTTCGTCGGTCACCACACCCAGGCCATTGTCCGAATAGGACTCGTGTGGTTAGCTCTGGCGCGACATCGCGTTCGCGAGCATTTCGAGGAGCCCACGTGAGAACACCTCGCAAGGCCGCGCTGTGTGCGCTGGCCGCGGCGACGCTGCTGGGCACGGCGGCACTCCCCGCATCGGCCACCGACTCTGACCGCGTCGACTTCACCCTGACCGTGCTGTTCAGCAGCGACATGGAGTCCGCCCTGCTCGGCGTGCCGGGCGGCGAACAGGAGGACGGCACCGACGAGGGACCGATCGTCGACGGCGGCACCCACCCCTACGGCAGCCCGTCGCGCATGGCCACGCTGCTGGACAAGCTGCGTGCCGAGGCGACCCGCGGCAAGCCCGGCCCCGGCCAGGCCGGACACCGAGGCGAGATCGCCATCTCCGGCGGCGACAACTTCCTTCCCGGCCCCGAGTACTCGGCGAGCACCGTCGAGGACGCCCCCTTCTACGACGCGCTCGCGCTGAAGCACATCGGTTTCGACGTCAGCACGATCGGTAACCACGACTTCGACTTCGGGCCGGACGAGCTCGCCCGCTTCCTCGACACGGCGGGCGACGAGGTGGCGTTCGTCAGCGCCAACCTCGACGTCTCCGGCGAACCCGCGCTGGCCGCCCACACCGACGACGGCACCCTCGCCACGAGCCGGGTGTTCCGCACGGCGGGTGAGCGCATCGGCGTCATCGGGCTGACGACGCCGGAGTTGCCCACGCTGTCGAGCCCTCGCGACGTCGAGGTGAAGCCGGAGCTGGCCGAGATCACCAACGCGCTGGCCGACGACTTCGCCCGTCGCGGCATCGACAAGGTCCTGCTGGTCAGCCACCTCCAGGACATCGACAACGAACTCGCGCTCGTCCCGCAGCTTCGTGGCGTGGACGCGGTGCTCGGCGCGGGCGGCGGCGAGATCCTCGCCAACGAGGGCGACCGGCTGATCCCCGGCGACGTGCCCGAGCGCGGCTTCCCGCTGGAGGCCGAGGACGCCGACGGGCGCACCGTGCCCGTCGTCGCGGTGCCGGGCGACTACAAGTACATCGGCAGGCTCGTGTTGAACTTCGACCGTTGGGGCAGGGTCCTCGGCGTCGACGAGCAGCAGACCGGGCCGGTGCGGGTGTCCGGGGTCGGACCGGACGCCGTCCACGGCGACCCGATCGTGCGTGCCGAGGTCGAAAAGCCCGTGGCCGAGCACGTGGCCTTGCTGGCCGAGCAGGTCGTGGCCACCAGCGAGGTGCCGCTCAACGGCGTGCGCAACGACGTCCGCAGCCGCGAGACCAACCTCGGCGACCTCGTCGCCGACAGCATCCTGTGGGCGGGCCGGCAGCAGGCCGAGGAGTACGACGTGCCCGTTCCGCAGGTCGCCATCCAAAACGGCGGCGGCATCCGCAACGACTCGGTGCTGCCCGCCGGCGAGGTGACCGCGTTGAACACCTACGAGGTCGCCCCGTTCGCCAACTTTGTCGCCGTGGTCCCGGAGGTCCCGAGGGACGTGCTGCGTCAGCTTCTGGAACGCGGCGTCGCCGCCGCCCCCGACGCCTCCGGCGCGTTCATGCAGGTGGCGGGCCTGAAGTTCACCTACGACCCGACCCGGCAGGCGCAGGAGATCCGGGAGGGCACCAACGAGATCGTGACCCCCGGTGAGCGCGTGCGGGACGTGGTGCTGGACGACGGGACGGTCCTGGTGGCCGACGGGGTCGTCGTGGAGGGGCCGCCGGTGACGGTGGCGACCAACGACTTCTCCGCCCGTGGCGGGGACGGCTACCCGTTCACCGACCTGCCATTCACGAGCGTGGGACTGACCCACCAGCTCGCCGTGCAGGGCTTCCTTTCCGAGGGCCTGGGCGGCACGGTGACCGCGGCCGACTACCCCGAGGGCGGCGTGGGGCGGATCACCTCCCTGTGACACCACGCGCCGGACACCCGCCGCGACGCGGTGTGGTGTCCGGCGCACTTCTTTGCAATCCCGTGCGCGGCGGGCAGGATGGAACTAAGCACGCGCTTAGTCGACCCGAAGGAGTGTTCGATGCCCGAAGCCGTCATCGTGTCCGCCGCCCGCTCCCCCATCGGGCGGGCTCACAAGGGCTCGCTCGTGAACATGCGTCCCGACGACCTCACCGCACAGATAGTACGGGCGGCGCTCGACAAGGTGCCCGAGCTCGACCCGCGCGACATCGACGACCTGATGCTCGGCTGTGGCCTGCCCGGTGGCGAGCAAGGGTTCAACATGGGACGGGTCGTCGCCGTCCAGCTCGGATACGACCACCTGCCGGGCTGCACGATCACCCGGTACTGCTCGTCGAGCCTCCAGACCACGCGCATGGCCCTGCACGCGATCAAGGCCGGCGAGGGGGACGTCTTCATCTCGGCCGGTGTCGAGACCGTGTCGCGGTCGACCAAGGGCACCTCCGACTCGTGGCCCGACACCCACAACCCCTTGTTCGCCGACGCGGAGGCCCGCACGGCCGAGCGCGCCGAGTCCGGGGCCGACGACTGGACCGACCCCAGGGAGACCGGGGAGCTGCCCGACATCTACATCGCCATGGGGCAGACGGCCGAGAACCTCGCGCTGCACAAGGGCATCTCCCGGCGGGAGATGGACGAGTTCGCCGTCCGTTCGCAGAACCTGGCCCAGAAGGCGATCGCCGACGGCTTCTGGGCCAAGGAGATCACCCCGGTGACCCTGCCCGACGGCACCGTCGTGTCGACCGACGACAGCCCTCGGCCGGGCGTGACCATGGAGGGCGTCGAGGCCCTCAAGCCGGTGTTCCGTCCCGACGGCCGGGTCACCGCGGGCAACGCCTGTCCGCTCAACGACGGTGCCGCCGCCCTCGTGATCATGAGCGACACGAAGGCCCGCGAACTCGGCATCACACCGCTCGCCCGCATCGTCTCCACCGGAGTGTCGGGGCTCTCGCCGGAGATCATGGGCCTCGGTCCCGTGGAGGCGTCGAAGCAGGCGCTGGCCAGGGCGGGCATGACCATCGACGACATCGACCTCGTGGAGATCAACGAGGCGTTCGCCGCGCAGGTCATCCCCTCCTACCGGGACCTGGGCATCGACATCGACAAGCTCAACGTCAACGGCGGGGCGATCGCCGTCGGCCACCCATTCGGCATGACCGGCGCGCGGATCACCACGACGCTGATCAACTCGCTGCAGCACCACGACAAGCAGTTCGGACTTGAGACGATGTGCGTGGGCGGCGGCCAGGGCATGGCCATGGTGATCGAACGACTGAGCTGAGCGGAACCGGTGTGCGCGGTCGTCCTCGCGCACACCGGTTCACCGGTCACACACTCTGCGAGTGGCCGAAACAGATCACCCTGGCGGGCTCGGAGTAGTAGACGCCGCTGAACGCCTCCGCGATGGCGCCGCACACTTCGTCGATGTCGGTCGCTCCGTCCTCGACCACGAGGATCTCCAACTCGGCCGCGGCGTCGGTGCAGTCGACCTTGCCGAATTCGGAGAGGTTCACGCCGCCGTGACTCGCCAGACAGTCACCGGTCTCCACGTTGAGCGTGAGGCAGAGCTTGGTGCCGTCGGCGTAGCTGCTGTACTCGTCGTAGTCCCCGTCCGGGCACGAGCTCGCCGAGTCGTCGAGGCTAACGGCCACCTGCCACAGGGCGTCGGGGTCGGAGCAATCCACGGGCCTCGCCAGCGCCGCGTTGTCGGAACCCTCGATGGCGACGCACTCCCCCGCCTCGGGGCTCGCGGGCGTGAGTGCCGCGTCACCCTGGCTCTTCCATACGATGACGGCGACGAGTCCGGCCACCACGGCGATCGCCACCACGGCGGCGGCCACCACGGCCCCGGTCTTCGACTTCTTCGGCGGCGTCGGAGGCACGGGCATCGGAGGCGGCGTACTCGGGAGTTCGCCGTAGCGCGGCTGCTGCGAAGCCCCCTGCTCACCGGGAAGGGGCTGACCGTACGACGAATTCGGGTAGGGAACACCGGGCTGGGAACCGGCGCCGGGGAAGGAGCCCACGCGACCTCACATCCGTTCGGGCGAATTGACAACGACAATGATCACATAGGGTGAAAATCGCCGGAACATCAATATGCCCGCCGAAACGGTCACAATTGGGTCGACACAGACGAAGGGCGCCCGACCTTTTCGGTCGAGCGCCCTTCCGGTCGTCGCGTCGGCGACGCGAGTGTCAGTCTTGTTGCAGGTACGACAGCAGCCGCAGGATCTCCAGGTACAGCCACACCAGAGTGACCAGGAGACCGAAGGCCACGTACCAGGCGAACTTGGCGGGAACGCCCTGACGGATCGCCTCGTCGGCCATGTCGAAGTCGAGCAGGAAGCTGAACGCGGCGATACCGATCACCACGAGGCTGAACACGATGGCCAGCCCACTGCCGTCCCGCAGCCCCGTGTTGATGCCGAACAGGGCCAACACGAGGTTCACCAGCATGACGATCGCCACACCGCCGAGGGCGCCGATCATCCACTTGCGGAACTTGGGCGTCACCTTCACCGCGCCGGTCTTGTAGACCACGAGCATCACGACGAAGACGGCGGCGCTACCGAGGATCGCCTGCAACGCGATGCCCGGATACACCAGCTCGAACACGCCGGTGAGCGCCCCGAGGAAAACGCCCTCGGCCGCGGCGTATGCCAGCGTCATCGGCGCGTTGGCCACCTGTTTGAAGGTGATGATCAGGGACAGCACGAGACCGACGAGCAGACCGCCGATCATGGCACCGGTGATGGCCCCCATCGACCCCGCGGCCACCTGCGCCTGCGCCCAAATCGCCGTGATGACACCCGCGAGCAGGGTCACCCCGAGCGAGGCACCGGTCTTCATGACCACGTCGTCGACCGTCATGGGCCGGGTCGCCGCGTCGGAGGAAGTCCGCGGAGCGCCGTAGCCCATCGGGGCGCCGTAGCCAGCCGGAGCGCCATAGCCGGGCTGGCCGTACGGCTGGTCGAAACCCGCGTACGGGGTGCCCGCCGCAGACCTGGGCAGGTTGCGGAAGGCGGGGTTGCTGGAAGTTCGCACCTGATCCTCCTGGATCTTTCGGCACTTGCATCGGACTCAACGACCGTGCGCGCCGATTGGTTCCCTGCACTGAAGTAAAGACAACTTTACCTGCTCGAACCGGTTCGAAAGTTGAACCGTGTCCGACGCAGGGGGCCGGCGCGAGGACGCTCCCCCGCATCCTTCCCAATTCGGCCCCCACAGGTCCACCGCCTGGCCGATTGCCTTGTGGGGGGTCTCACGCCATTCTCACCACGGCGAACGAACACCGCCGACGCGATCGCCATTTCCCCGCCTCGACGTGATGGGGATCTCACGAAAACACGATGGGGGTTTCGACCCGTGACACGAAGACGCCTCGCTCGGGCATTCCGCCTCGCCCTGGTCGCTGTGCTGGGCACCCTCTCTCTCGTCGTGGTCGCGCCCGCGGCGTCCGCGGAGGTCGAGGAGGGCATCGGCCACCGAACCACTCCCGGACAGTCCTGGGGAGGCCGCAGCCGGGCCTACGACTGGCTCGGCTCCTACGTCGTGAACGGTGAGCACGTGTTCTGCGTGTCGTTCGCCCTCAAGGCCCCCGACAGCAAGGAACGGTACGAGCCCGGCGACGAACTTCTCACCAAGTGGGGCGACCCGTTGCCCGCCGACGTGGCCGCCAACATCTCGTACCTGCTGCTGCGTTACGGCGACACGCGGGACGCCGACGAGGCCGCCGCGCTGGCTCACCTGCTGCACTCCTGGACGGCGGCTCCCCGCACCGCGGCCGACCTCGACCCGAAGAAGCCCTTCACCGAGATCGGCTACGACGTGGACGCCCACTTCGCCAAGCTCCCGAAGTCGGCACAGGAGGCCGTGGAGCGGCTCCGGGCCGACGCCGAGGCGAACCGCGGCCCCTGGAACGTGACGGCGAACGCCCCGGAGGGTGAGCAGATCATCGACGCCCCCGGCGAGTGGTCGGTGACCGTCACCAACGCCGACGGCAAGGGCGTTCCCGGCGTCGAGGTGACGCTGACGCTGACCGACCTGGCGCTCTCCGGCGACGGCGGGGTGGAACAGCGTCCGACCGACGAGGGCGCGGCTGCCGTCGGGGCCTCCACCGAAGCGACCGAACCCACCACGGAGGCCGACGCCGAGGCGACCGCGAAGGACGCGAAGGAGAAACCCGAGACCGCGAAGGCCACGGAGGCCGACGCGAAGACCACGACGGGGACCGAGGACGCCGAGAAGACCGAGACGGCCGAGGGGGCTCGGGAAGCCACCGAAGACGGCACCGAGAGCGGCGCGGAGGACGCCGAGGCTCCCGAGACCCAGCAGGTCACCGTGGTCACCGACGAGAACGGCACCGTGAACGTCAGCGCCGTGCCCACGGGCGAGCAGCCCGGCATCGTGGCCACGTTGAAGGCTCCCGCCGACCGTCCCTACGTCCGCGACCCGGTGACCGCCGACACCCAGCGCGTGGTCTCCACCGGTGGGGAGCAGACGCTGACCGCCGAGGTGGCCACCACCGCCATCCCCGCACCGGGAGTGGTGAAGGTGACCAAGGTGGACGAGGAGACCGGCGAGGGCATCGCCGGAGTGCCGCTGCGACTCACGGCCGAGGACAAGTCCTCCCCCGCCATCTCCTCGGACGGCGAGGAACTCGTGGGCTCCGACGGCGAGCCGCTGGTCGTGACCACGGAGGGCGCCGAGGGCGTCGTCACGATCGAGAACCTGCGCACCCCGCAGAAGGTGTGCGTCATCGAAGTGCGACCGCCGAACGGCTACACCGACGCCTTCGACCCGGAGAACCCGCCGACGGCCTGCGGTGAGCTCCGGCCGGGCGAGACGCTCGAACTCCGCATCGCCAACGTCGCGAACGAAGTGCCTCGCACCATCCCCGCCGGCGCGCAGACGACGACGGCACAGGCGGCGACCACCACGGGAGCCCCGGTCGGTGCGCTGGTGGCACTCGGAGGCCTCGCCCTGGCCGTCTCGGCGCTCGTGGGCTGGCTGGTCAGGAAGAGGGTCCTCCGGCAACGATGACGGCACCGACGTCCGGAACTTTCGGCCCCGACGATCGTCATCGGTGGCGCAGGGCCTACCTGCTCGGGGTGGGCACCGTGCTCGCCGTGGAACTCGTGGTGGGTGCGGGGGTCCTGGCCCTACGTTCCTCGACGGTGGAGGCGGGCATCGCGGTGCCCGCCTCCCCTCCCCCGACGGCGGTGCGGGACACGCCGGAGCCGAGTGCACATCCTGAGACCGAACCCGACGAGCCGGGGAACGACGGGAGGGAGTCCGCCGAACCGGACGAGCCCGCCGAACCGGCGGTGGAGCAACCCGTCGCCGCACCGAGCGGTCAGCGACCGGGCACCGTCGTGCTGCCCAACGGCGGCACGGCGACGTTGGTGCGCAAGGAACTCGGCCCCGACGCGGTGCTGCCGGTGCCCGACGATCTCGGCGAGGCCACCTGGTGGGGCGCCGGGCTCGACGCGCCGAGTGGCGCCAGCGTCTTCGCCGGGCACGTCAACTGGCAGGGGCGCACCGGGCCGTTCGCCGAGCTGTGGGACGTTCACATCGGAGACCGGGTGACCGTCACCGACGACGACGGCACCACGTTCACCTACGCCGTCTCCCAGATCTTCACGCTCGGGAAGGACGAGTTGCCCTCCCGTGCCCCCGAGTTGTTCGGCCAGAGCGGACCCCACCGGTTGGTGCTCGTGACGTGCGGTGGCCGCTGGCTCGGCGGCACCACCGGCTACGCGGAGAACCGCGTGGTGGTCGCCGAGCCGGTGTGAACGTCATGAGCGGTGCACACCACTCACCCAGTTGGCCTGCCTGGCGCCGAGACGCGGGCGCACGCGGGTACGGTCAGAACATGGCTTCCGACCACGATCACCGTCTGCTTCCGCTGAGGCGGGAGTTCGGCCAGGCATGGCATGGTTTCGACCGCAACCAGGTGGTGCAGTACCTCGATCATCTCGAGGCCCAGGTACACCGGCTCATGACCGAGCGGGACGCGGCGCTGGCGAAGGCCAACGAGGCGTCCCGTGAGCTCGACGGCGCCCGCCGGGAGATCGCCAAGCTTCGGGACCGCGTGGAGGAGCTGAAGAAACCGCCGGAGCGTGTCGAGGACCTCGACGAGCGGATGCAGCGCACCGTGCAACTCGCCGAGACCCAGGCCGCCGAGATCCTCTCCCGCGCCGAGGCGGCGGCGGAGAAGAACTGGGCCGAGAGCAGCGAGGTGTCGAAGCGGCTCCACGAGCGCTACCAGCAGCTGCTGAAGACGCTCGACAGCCACGCCGAGGAGCTAAAGCGGGAGCACGAGCAGGCGCTGGCGGCCACGAAGGCCGAGGTGCAGCGGATGACCACCGAGGCAGCCAAGCGTCGGGAACAGCTCGACGCCGAGGCCGAACGCAAGCGCCGCCGGATCGAAAGCGAGTTCGAGGCTCGGATGTCGGCGGAGAAGAGTGCGCTGGAAAAGCACATCGCCGACCAGACGACGGCGAGCAAGAACGCGGCGGAGCGGCGCATCGCCGAAGCGACGGCCGAGGCCAAGAGGCTGGTGGAGGAAGCCACCGCCAAGGCCCACAAGCTGGTCGAGGAAGCCAAGGCCGATGCCGAACGTCGCACCACGGAGGCGAACGACATCGTCAACCGCCTGACCCGGATTCGCGAGGAGGCCCGAGCCAGGTTGGCCGAGGCCGACCAGGTGCTGCGCCGTGGCGAGTCGGCGCTGCAGCCCATCCCCGACGAGGAAGCCACCCTCGCGAAGACGTCCGGCCAGTCGTGAGCACGAACGGCGGGACGGGCGGTCGCGTCGCGCCCGTCCCGCCGCGGCTCACGTCACCTTGCGGGCGCGCTCCAGGTTCTCCGCGAGGTTGTCGATGGTCCGGGCCTGCGCGACGTAGTCCATCGAGCTGAACTCCCACGGGTACACCTGCCCGGCTTTCGCCGCGGGCAACTGCGCGAACGTGGGCTGGTCGAGCATGGCGTCGCCGTCCATGGCCCGCAGCGAGTAGAGCACCACGTCAGTGCGGTAGTCGCTGATGTTCTCCCAGCTCACCGACTGCCAGTAGTACTCGCTCCCGCCGGGGTCCGGATAGGACAGACCGAGTTCGACGTAGCTGCGCAACGCGGGATCGTCCTGGGCCTTGGCGATGTGCACCCCGTCGCTGGGATAGGCGGCCACCGCCATCACCGTGAGGCCCTTCCGCGCCACCTCGCGCAGGCGGTCACGGGCGGCCTCGTACTCCTTCTTCGGCCCGGCGAGGTCGTCGTCGGTCACGCCGAGGGACTTGGCGAGTTCCACGGTGCGGTCGACCACTCCGGTGGCCGACCCCGCCATCGCGATGGCGACGATGGGCGCGATCTCACCGACGAGCTTCTGCTGATCGAGATCGTTGAAGCCGTACAGCGGCTTCTTGGGGTCCAGCTTGCCCGAGGAGTCCACGGGGTAGGCGTGGGTGACGATCACGTCCGGCCGCTGCGCCGCGAGCGCCTCGATGTCGATCTGCCCGTAGGTGGTGCCGACCTCGGTGACCTCGGAGGTGTCCTTGCCCTCGAAGTTCACGTCGTCGGCGAGCGCGGTGTATCCGAAGGAGGCCACCGGCACGATGCCGTAGTTCCACAGCGACGCGATCGCGTCGTTCAGCCCGGCGATGCGAGTGGGTCGCCGGTCGAGGCTGACGGTGTTGCCGGTGTCGTCGGTAAACGACCACGCTCCCGAGCCGCCTTCCCGACCACTCGGCCGGTCATTCGACGTTCCACCGCCGCAAGCGGCGAGCAGGCCCGTCGCACCGAGTGCGAGGCTGCCGCCGAGGAACGCGCGGCGGGACAGTGAACTACGCATGGGGTGAGGTTAGACGAACCTAACTTCCCTCGGAAGTGTGATCTCGTCGGATTGATCCTCGTTCCTTCCGCGTCGTCGGTTCGCCGCCGCACCCCTTCGTCATACGGTTCACCCGTCAGGAAGGGGGCCGAAGGTGTCGAACCGGACCGTAGAGGTGACGGTCGAGGCAGACCCGCTGCTCGTACCGGTGGTGCGAAACGTCGCGGCCGACCTGGCCATCCGGCTCGATCTGCAACTCGACACGATCGCCGACCTCCGACTCGCCGTGGACG
The window above is part of the Saccharomonospora glauca K62 genome. Proteins encoded here:
- a CDS encoding ABC transporter substrate-binding protein produces the protein MRSSLSRRAFLGGSLALGATGLLAACGGGTSNDRPSGREGGSGAWSFTDDTGNTVSLDRRPTRIAGLNDAIASLWNYGIVPVASFGYTALADDVNFEGKDTSEVTEVGTTYGQIDIEALAAQRPDVIVTHAYPVDSSGKLDPKKPLYGFNDLDQQKLVGEIAPIVAIAMAGSATGVVDRTVELAKSLGVTDDDLAGPKKEYEAARDRLREVARKGLTVMAVAAYPSDGVHIAKAQDDPALRSYVELGLSYPDPGGSEYYWQSVSWENISDYRTDVVLYSLRAMDGDAMLDQPTFAQLPAAKAGQVYPWEFSSMDYVAQARTIDNLAENLERARKVT